The following proteins are encoded in a genomic region of Montipora foliosa isolate CH-2021 chromosome 10, ASM3666993v2, whole genome shotgun sequence:
- the LOC137973958 gene encoding uncharacterized protein: MDLVCDLRAELFTICESWLNDLDSAILSELALPSFAKLYHCPRADRRGGGTALLYRDGLDANKVFSAERSSFEVSEWLVEFGTVRLRVVIVYRPTYSADHPVTTSVFFYEFSDYLESLVMCNELLLICGDFNIHMDVPSDADTIRLKDLLKSMVLVQHVKRPTHIHGHTLDFIIPRQADDIVDGEPLPERYFTDHATVICKLSVMRPAPRIKHAEYRKLKSIDITKLRKASRNCQLHQDPPDDLNMLLDCYNTTFKSLLDEHAPVCSRHVITRSRPPLFNDNIIQARRDRRKAERRWRKTRLPSGLVVFKVKRNYVVHLMNEAKCTHYRPFIDKNSSDQSKLFRASKSLLNLQEDKSLPPHTNASVLANEMGEYFIHKVVAIRSKLAGDAVPHAVSTECAPHGSSSTDDVFTLSEFQSLSEEAVRKMAVASMKTCALDPFPSYILLLCIEELLPVITRMLNISLKHGYFADEWKKALVHPLLKKYGLQLINKNFRPVSNLHCDLGLESHFHADARVKI, from the coding sequence ATGGACCTGGTGTGTGATCTGAGGGCTGAGTTGTTTACGATATGCGAGTCCTGGCTCAATGATCTTGATTCTGCGATTTTAAGTGAGCTCGCTCTACCCAGTTTTGCTAAGCTTTACCACTGTCCGCGTGCAGATCGTAGGGGTGGCGGGACTGCGCTATTATATCGAGACGGTCTTGATGCAAACAAAGTGTTTTCAGCCGAGCGATCTTCGTTTGAAGTGTCGGAATGGCTTGTGGAGTTCGGAACTGTTCGTCTGCGAGTTGTCATCGTGTATAGACCAACATACTCTGCGGATCATCCCGTGACTACGAGTGTTTTCTTTTATGAATTCTCGGACTATCTCGAGTCATTAGTTATGTGTAATGAGTTACTGTTAATATGTGGTGACTTTAATATTCACATGGACGTTCCGTCAGATGCTGACACCATCCGGCTCAAGGACCTGTTGAAGTCTATGGTTCTGGTCCAGCATGTTAAACGACCCACTCACATACATGGCCACACCTTGGACTTCATTATCCCAAGGCAGGCCGATGATATTGTGGATGGTGAACCCCTTCCAGAGAGATATTTCACTGACCATGCTACCGTGATATGTAAGCTAAGCGTGATGAGGCCTGCGCCAAGAATTAAGCATGCTGAATACAGGAAACTCAAATCAATTGACATAACCAAGTTGAGAAAAGCTAGTCGTAACTGCCAGCTACATCAAGACCCGCCTGATGATTTGAACATGCTGCTCGACTGTTATAATACGACGTTTAAATCGCTATTAGACGAACACGCGCCGGTTTGTTCTCGTCATGTCATCACTCGATCCAGGCCCCCATTGTTTAATGATAACATAATTCAGGCTCGAAGGGACAGGAGGAAGGCCGAGAGAAGATGGAGGAAAACTAGACTCCCATCAGGTCTTGTAGTATTCAAAGTTAAGCGGAATTATGTTGTACATCTGATGAACGAAGCTAAGTGTACTCATTACAGGCCATTTATTGACAAGAACAGTTCGGACCAATCAAAGCTGTTCCGGGCTAGTAAGAGTCTATTAAATCTGCAAGAGGACAAGTCTCTTCCACCTCATACTAACGCCTCTGTTCTCGCAAATGAGATGGGTGAATACTTCATCCATAAAGTAGTTGCTATAAGATCAAAGTTAGCCGGTGACGCGGTCCCTCATGCGGTTTCTACTGAGTGTGCGCCTCACGGTTCATCGAGTACTGATGACGTTTTCACGCTATCAGAGTTTCAATCTCTCTCTGAGGAGGCTGTAAGGAAGATGGCTGTGGCTTCCATGAAGACATGTGCTCTGGACCCTTTCCCGTCATACATCTTGCTGCTTTGTATTGAGGAGCTACTTCCAGTGATTACTAGGATGTTGAACATATCATTAAAGCATGGTTACTTCGCTGACGAATGGAAAAAGGCATTAGTACATCCTCTGCTCAAAAAATATGGTCTTCAATTGATCAACAAGAACTTTCGGCCTGTGAGTAACTTACACTGtgaccttggacttgaatctcactttcatgcagacgctaGGGTCAAGATTTGA